DNA from Arthrobacter sp. SLBN-112:
ATGGCACGGGCCGGCGCATCGGGGTCGCCCTTGGGCGCAGGCAGGTCGCGGACAATCTTGTCCAGGAGGGCTTCCACGCCGACGCCGGTTTTACCGGAGACGCGCAGGACGTCCTCCGGTTCCCCGCCGATCAGGCTGGCCAGCTCGGCTGCGTACTTTTCGGGCTGCGCCGCAGGCAGGTCGATCTTGTTCAGCACCGGAATGATGGTGAGGTTGTTTTCCATGGCCAGGTACAGGTTTGCGAGCGTCTGGGCCTCAATGCCCTGCGCCGCATCCACCAGCAGGATTGCGCCCTCGCAGGCCGCCAGGGACCTGGACACTTCGTAGGTGAAGTCCACGTGGCCGGGAGTGTCGATCATGTTCAGCGCATAACTGATGCCGTCAACCTCCCACGGCATGCGGACCGCCTGGGATTTGATGGTGATGCCGCGTTCGCGCTCGATGTCCATCCGGTCCAGGTACTGGGCCTTCATGTCACGGGCCTGGACCACCCCGGTGGACTGCAGCATCCGGTCAGCCAGGGTGGACTTGCCGTGGTCAATATGCGCGATGATGCAAAAGTTCCGAATAATGGCCGGATCTGTCGCGGCGGGCACCGGTGCGGTGCGGGCCATGGGAGACACGCAGGGTCCTTACTGTTGGCATTTCTGCAGCCACCGGCAGGCACACGAAAGGCGCCAGCGGTCCAGCCGCACATCTTGAACATCCAGTGTCCCACGTCCCGGACCCCCGCACCGCATCCTGACAGGGCCGTACAGCGTATGTCGGCGGAGCCCCCGCCGATAGGCTTACGCGATGGCCATCGATCTCCGCTCCCTTGGAAACGCGGTCCGCCGCGGCCTGCGCATACTGCAAAAACAGCGCTCCACCCCGCCGGTACCCGGCCGGGACAAAGGTCCGGGCGGCAAGCGCCCCGCACCCGGCGGCAGTGCCCCTGCAAGCACCACCGGGTATCCGGGTGATTACCGGGGCCTGGTCGTCGCCCGGTATGCCCCGCAGCCGGATGGCGATCCGGATCCGGGCGAAGTGGTGTGGGCCTGGGTCCCCTATGAAGAGGACCACAGCAAGGGGAAGGACCGGCCCGTTCTGCTGGTGGGGCATAACGGCCCATTCCTCCTGGGGCTGATGCTGACCAGCAGGGACAGGGTTCCCGCCGGTTCGGCGTCCGCTGAGTACGTTGACCTTGGTGCGGGCGACTGGGACAACCAGGGCAGGGCCAGCGAAGTGCGGCTGGACCGCATCCTGCAGATCCGCCCGGACAGCATCCGGCGGGAGGGCGCAGTGCTGGACAGGGCGCGGTTTGAAAAAGTGGCGTCGGGGCTGCGCCGGCGACACGGCTGGACCTGAGTGCCCCAAATGGCCAGTGCCGCCGCTGACCTGCTATTCTTTATTGCTGTGTGTCCGTGCAGGTCGACGGTCACTGATGGCTGGCCGCCATAGGTATCCCCACGCCGCTCAGTCAAGGCCAGCCTGAAAGCCCTCTAGACCATTTCCGCATTACAAAGAGAGTTCACACGTGGCGAATATCAAGTCCCAGAAGAAGCGCATCCTGACCAACGAGAAGGCACGCCTGCGCAACAACGCAGTCAAGTCTGAGCTGAAGACGGCCATCCGCGCTGTCAACACCGCCGTTGAGTCCGCTGACAAGGAAGCTGCTACTACTGCGCTCGTTACTGCCAGCCGTAAGCTGGACAAGGCTGTCAGCAAGGGTGTTCTGCACAAGAACAACGCAGCGAACCGCAAGTCGGCGATCTCCAAGAAGGTCAACGCACTCTAAGGTTTCCAGTTCCCACGAACTGATGGTGTGGCCGGTACCGGAAGGTACCGGCCACACGCTTTTAAGCCTGGGCGCGCCTGCGCGTGTGTTATCTGCCCTGTACGGACATGGCGATAACCGTCACCGCGTGCTCGACGGCGTAGACGGGGTCCCGGGACAGGCCCTTGACCTGCGCGTCGGCCTCCGCCGTGGCCTGGATGGAGCGCACCAGGCCTTCGGGGGTCCAGCGCCGGACGTCCCGTTGTGCCTGCTCCACGAGCCAGGGCTGCATGCCCAGTTCGGCCGCAATCTGGGCAGAGGATCCCGAGGCGCCGGCCACCCGGGCAACAGTCCTCAGCTTGGACGCGAGGGCTGCCACCAGGGGCACAGGGTCAGCGCCGGTGGCAAGGGCGTGGCGCAGCG
Protein-coding regions in this window:
- the rpsT gene encoding 30S ribosomal protein S20, which codes for MANIKSQKKRILTNEKARLRNNAVKSELKTAIRAVNTAVESADKEAATTALVTASRKLDKAVSKGVLHKNNAANRKSAISKKVNAL
- a CDS encoding type II toxin-antitoxin system PemK/MazF family toxin, producing the protein MAIDLRSLGNAVRRGLRILQKQRSTPPVPGRDKGPGGKRPAPGGSAPASTTGYPGDYRGLVVARYAPQPDGDPDPGEVVWAWVPYEEDHSKGKDRPVLLVGHNGPFLLGLMLTSRDRVPAGSASAEYVDLGAGDWDNQGRASEVRLDRILQIRPDSIRREGAVLDRARFEKVASGLRRRHGWT